In Candidatus Hydrogenedentota bacterium, the following are encoded in one genomic region:
- a CDS encoding HlyC/CorC family transporter has product MPQVFWEILLLFALILGNGVFAMTEIAIVSARRSRLEQLAASGDRGAAEALKLLDDPNRLLSTIQVGITLIGTLAGVVGGARFATPLSELLQSAGVADAYRENIALAIVVLAITYLSLTLGELVPKRIAMSNPEGISRFAARPMKRLSWFTSPLIAVLSASTNLILTLVPLKHGNETDVTEDDIRMMIRQGAKFGVLTGEEQDMLIRMLHLDERRASALMTPRRDIVSFPSKATRAEILETIKENRHSRYPVRGENNDEILGMVHLRDLTEAMTISEVVDLAACMSKPLRIPGTTRALALLRRFKTSGIHFAVVQDEFGGVQGVVTLNDLFESIVGGLPEAGEDNEPDVVRREDGSYLLDGSIPIEDVFALFPGRPITEEMDGGFRTLGGFVMAQLDRIPTAGDHFTCGNLRFEVMDMDDRRVDKVLAQVLGEPAAPEPEPKASR; this is encoded by the coding sequence ATGCCCCAAGTTTTTTGGGAGATCTTGCTGCTCTTCGCCCTCATCCTGGGCAATGGCGTCTTCGCCATGACGGAGATCGCCATCGTTTCGGCGCGGCGATCCCGCCTGGAACAACTGGCCGCGTCGGGCGATCGCGGCGCGGCGGAGGCCCTGAAGCTCCTCGACGATCCCAACCGGCTGCTCTCCACCATTCAGGTGGGCATCACCCTGATCGGCACGCTGGCGGGCGTGGTCGGCGGCGCGCGTTTCGCGACTCCGTTGTCAGAACTGCTCCAGTCCGCCGGCGTGGCCGACGCCTACCGTGAGAACATCGCACTGGCGATCGTTGTGCTTGCGATCACCTACCTGTCCCTCACGCTGGGAGAACTCGTACCCAAGCGCATCGCAATGTCGAATCCGGAAGGTATCAGCCGGTTTGCCGCCCGCCCCATGAAGCGCCTGTCGTGGTTCACTTCCCCCCTGATCGCGGTCCTTTCGGCCTCGACCAACCTGATCCTCACGCTGGTCCCGCTGAAGCATGGCAATGAAACCGACGTGACGGAAGACGACATCCGCATGATGATCCGGCAGGGCGCCAAATTCGGCGTTCTCACCGGCGAGGAACAGGACATGCTCATCCGGATGCTCCACCTGGACGAGCGGCGCGCGAGCGCCCTGATGACGCCGCGGCGCGACATCGTCAGCTTCCCCAGCAAGGCAACACGGGCGGAGATTCTGGAAACCATCAAGGAGAACCGCCACTCCCGCTATCCCGTGCGGGGAGAAAACAATGATGAAATCCTCGGCATGGTCCATCTGCGCGACCTCACCGAGGCCATGACCATCTCGGAGGTGGTCGATCTGGCCGCGTGCATGTCCAAGCCGCTCCGGATTCCTGGCACCACACGGGCGCTCGCCCTGCTGCGGCGTTTCAAGACGTCAGGCATTCATTTTGCCGTGGTGCAGGACGAGTTCGGCGGTGTGCAGGGCGTGGTGACACTGAATGATCTCTTCGAAAGCATCGTGGGCGGCCTTCCCGAGGCCGGCGAAGACAATGAGCCGGACGTCGTCCGCCGCGAGGACGGTTCCTACCTGCTTGACGGGAGCATACCCATTGAGGACGTCTTCGCGCTGTTTCCCGGGCGTCCGATCACGGAAGAAATGGACGGCGGATTCCGCACGCTGGGCGGTTTTGTGATGGCCCAGCTGGACCGCATCCCCACCGCCGGCGACCATTTCACCTGCGGCAACCTCCGCTTTGAAGTCATGGACATGGATGATCGCCGTGTTGATAAGGTGCTCGCGCAGGTGCTCGGGGAACCGGCGGCGCCCGAACCGGAACCGAAGGCTTCACGCTAG
- a CDS encoding ribosomal RNA adenine dimethylase domain-containing protein, with protein MSTLSFMREVIRANRSTGAIAPSGRKLADVVTDMAGVDQSNVIVEYGPGTGVFTETILSKKKPDAYFIALEVNEEFVKVTRDRCPGVHVYHDCAQNAGKYLAEAGLEGCDTIVSGLPWTRFDSELQDDILKATYDVLVPGGRFVTFAFATSPYIPSGRRFFRHKLLEQFGDVKRSERIWKNFPPCVVYIAEKR; from the coding sequence TTGAGCACGCTCAGTTTCATGAGAGAAGTCATACGGGCAAACCGGAGCACGGGCGCCATAGCCCCAAGCGGACGGAAGCTGGCCGATGTCGTAACCGATATGGCGGGCGTGGACCAGTCCAACGTCATCGTGGAATACGGCCCCGGAACGGGCGTATTTACCGAGACCATACTGTCGAAAAAAAAGCCCGACGCCTACTTCATCGCCCTGGAGGTCAACGAAGAGTTCGTCAAGGTCACGCGCGATCGCTGTCCCGGCGTCCATGTCTACCACGACTGCGCCCAGAACGCCGGAAAGTACCTGGCCGAGGCGGGCCTGGAAGGCTGCGACACCATCGTGTCCGGGCTGCCCTGGACCCGATTCGACAGCGAACTTCAGGACGACATTCTGAAGGCCACCTACGATGTGCTCGTACCCGGCGGCCGATTTGTCACCTTCGCTTTCGCCACAAGCCCCTACATCCCCTCCGGGCGGCGTTTCTTCCGGCATAAGCTTCTGGAGCAATTCGGCGACGTGAAGCGCTCCGAGCGTATCTGGAAGAACTTCCCCCCGTGCGTTGTATACATCGCCGAAAAGCGCTGA
- a CDS encoding ThuA domain-containing protein: MRARNALMIHGGWEGHEPEACVKRFVEPLESAGFTVTLTDTLAILDEPEFLAAQDLIVPCWTMGELTPSQEANLLRVVEAGAGLAGWHGGMGDAFRGSPAYQYMAGGQFVAHPGNITRYTVKIARSEDPIVAGLRDFAMHSEQYYLHVDPGNEILATTVFSGDVHPWIGGVEMPVVWKRRYGAGRVFYSALGHTATDFDTPEVFTLTTRGLLWAARD; this comes from the coding sequence ATGCGTGCCAGAAACGCACTCATGATCCACGGCGGCTGGGAGGGGCACGAGCCGGAAGCCTGCGTAAAGCGCTTCGTGGAACCCCTCGAATCCGCCGGATTCACCGTCACCTTGACCGATACCCTCGCCATCCTGGACGAGCCCGAATTTCTCGCCGCGCAGGATTTGATCGTGCCCTGCTGGACCATGGGCGAGCTGACGCCCTCGCAAGAGGCCAACCTCCTGCGCGTGGTCGAGGCCGGCGCCGGCCTCGCCGGCTGGCACGGCGGCATGGGCGACGCCTTCCGCGGCAGCCCGGCCTACCAGTACATGGCCGGTGGCCAGTTTGTCGCGCACCCCGGCAATATCACCCGCTACACCGTGAAAATCGCGCGCTCCGAAGACCCCATCGTGGCCGGCCTGCGCGATTTCGCCATGCATTCCGAGCAGTATTACCTTCACGTCGACCCCGGGAACGAAATTCTCGCCACCACCGTGTTCAGCGGCGACGTGCACCCCTGGATCGGCGGCGTCGAGATGCCCGTCGTGTGGAAGCGCCGCTACGGCGCCGGGCGCGTCTTCTACTCCGCCCTGGGGCACACCGCCACCGACTTCGACACGCCCGAAGTCTTCACCCTCACAACCCGCGGCCTCCTCTGGGCCGCCCGCGACTGA
- a CDS encoding Gfo/Idh/MocA family oxidoreductase, with protein sequence MRVGLIGCGNIAPVYFDAGHRFDNFRIVACADQDHARAEAAAALHGVPRALDPKALLADPEIDLVLILTPPPSHADLIGAATAAGKHVYTEKPLALDAARGRELLGQAARIGVTVGCAPDTVLGAGIQTARKLIDDGWIGRPVSATAFMQCAGHESWHPDPAFYYAPGGGPLFDMGPYYLSALVTLLGPVESVCAMAGAAFDERVVTSAERYGERIPVRVPTHVAGVLRFVSGAIVTLVMSFDVVGHTLPHLEIHGSAGSLRAPDPNTFGGPVLLKRRGADAFTEMPLSHPHAVQSRGLGLAEMVDAIRAERSPRADGDLALHVLGCMEALHTAARESAYVSVRDRAAQPAPMPMEILDRGAMS encoded by the coding sequence ATGCGCGTCGGTCTCATCGGCTGCGGCAACATCGCCCCCGTCTATTTTGACGCCGGCCACCGCTTCGACAACTTCCGCATCGTCGCCTGCGCCGACCAGGACCACGCCCGCGCCGAAGCCGCGGCCGCACTCCATGGCGTCCCCCGGGCCCTCGACCCCAAAGCGCTCCTCGCTGATCCGGAGATTGACCTGGTACTCATTCTCACGCCGCCGCCATCGCACGCCGATCTGATCGGCGCCGCCACCGCCGCCGGGAAGCATGTTTACACCGAAAAGCCGCTCGCCCTCGACGCCGCGCGCGGGCGCGAACTGCTCGGCCAGGCTGCCCGCATCGGCGTGACTGTGGGCTGCGCGCCCGACACCGTTCTCGGCGCCGGCATCCAGACCGCGCGCAAACTCATCGATGACGGCTGGATCGGGCGTCCCGTTTCCGCCACCGCGTTTATGCAGTGCGCCGGCCACGAGTCCTGGCACCCGGACCCCGCCTTCTACTACGCGCCGGGCGGCGGACCGCTCTTTGACATGGGGCCCTACTACCTCTCCGCCCTGGTCACGCTCCTCGGCCCCGTGGAGTCCGTCTGCGCCATGGCCGGCGCCGCCTTCGACGAGCGCGTGGTGACCAGCGCCGAGCGTTACGGCGAGCGTATCCCCGTGCGCGTGCCCACCCACGTCGCGGGCGTCCTGCGCTTCGTCTCCGGCGCCATCGTAACCCTTGTCATGAGCTTCGATGTCGTCGGGCACACCCTGCCGCACCTCGAGATCCACGGAAGCGCCGGAAGCCTCCGCGCACCGGACCCCAACACCTTCGGCGGGCCGGTGCTCCTCAAGCGGCGCGGCGCCGACGCCTTCACCGAGATGCCCCTGAGCCATCCCCACGCCGTGCAGTCCCGCGGGCTCGGCCTGGCCGAGATGGTGGACGCCATTCGCGCGGAACGATCACCCCGCGCGGACGGCGATCTGGCCCTGCACGTCCTCGGCTGCATGGAAGCCCTCCACACCGCCGCCCGCGAATCCGCCTATGTGTCCGTGCGCGATCGCGCCGCACAGCCCGCGCCCATGCCCATGGAAATTTTGGATCGGGGCGCCATGAGTTAG
- a CDS encoding glycosyltransferase, producing the protein MPVFNARETLAEAIASIQAQDYPDWELIVVDDGSTDGGGDLAMDLARSDPRIRVRRDLHRGLVPALAAGCAAARGAFIARMDADDTCAPERFSRQLAWFADNPGGGLCGTRVRAIGGPVRVGRRRYIDWLNANTDHDAIDRELFIECPIAHPAFMMRRDAFEGLGGYREFDGPEDYDLVFRFWRAGYRLGNVPETLLNWRETPGRHSMASSRYSEAAFRRLKRAWLDRAGIGRDRPWFQWGAGEVGKRWLREWPPGEMEAVVDIRPGKIGQEIHGCTVIRPEDLPPPGACFVLIAVGTPGARDIIRAWCADHGYRECADYRFIA; encoded by the coding sequence ATGCCTGTGTTCAATGCGCGGGAAACCCTCGCCGAGGCCATCGCCTCGATCCAGGCGCAGGACTACCCGGATTGGGAGCTGATCGTGGTCGACGACGGCTCGACCGACGGCGGCGGCGACCTCGCCATGGACCTCGCGCGCTCGGATCCCCGCATACGAGTGCGCCGGGATCTCCACCGGGGGCTGGTCCCCGCCCTCGCTGCCGGATGCGCTGCCGCCCGCGGCGCGTTCATCGCCCGCATGGACGCTGACGACACATGCGCGCCGGAACGCTTCTCCCGCCAGCTTGCCTGGTTTGCGGACAATCCCGGCGGCGGCCTCTGCGGGACCCGCGTGCGCGCGATCGGTGGGCCGGTCCGCGTCGGGCGGCGCCGCTACATCGATTGGCTCAACGCCAACACCGATCACGACGCCATCGACCGGGAGCTCTTCATCGAATGCCCCATCGCGCACCCGGCCTTCATGATGCGGCGCGACGCCTTCGAGGGGCTGGGGGGCTACCGCGAATTCGACGGCCCGGAGGACTACGACCTGGTCTTTCGCTTCTGGCGCGCGGGCTACCGCCTCGGCAATGTCCCGGAGACCCTGCTCAACTGGCGCGAAACGCCCGGCCGCCATTCCATGGCCTCGTCGCGCTACAGCGAAGCCGCGTTCCGACGCCTCAAGCGCGCGTGGCTCGATCGCGCGGGCATCGGCCGCGACCGCCCGTGGTTCCAGTGGGGCGCGGGCGAAGTGGGGAAGCGCTGGCTCCGCGAATGGCCCCCGGGCGAAATGGAGGCCGTGGTCGACATCCGCCCCGGAAAGATCGGGCAGGAAATCCACGGCTGTACGGTCATCCGCCCCGAAGACCTGCCGCCGCCCGGCGCGTGCTTCGTGCTCATCGCCGTCGGAACGCCCGGCGCCCGCGATATCATCCGCGCCTGGTGCGCCGATCACGGCTACCGCGAGTGCGCGGACTACCGCTTCATCGCCTGA
- a CDS encoding aminotransferase class I/II-fold pyridoxal phosphate-dependent enzyme: MGILADRMNRIDASGIRKVFAMAATMKDPVNLSIGQPDYDVDAAVKAEAIAAIQGGFNGYTQTWGTEELRDAIAGYYDARFGAKLENVMVTSGVSGGLYLALMATINPGDEVIFADPYFVMYTHLVNLLGGTPVPVSTYPDFKLTPERVEAAITPKTKMLIVNSPANPTGVTLNGQELAALAAVARKHNLLVIADEIYEALLYDEKAATMVGMYENVILLNGLSKSAGMTGWRLGWAAGPAEIIQAMNTLQQYTFVCAPSVAQKAAVVALGADMEPKVAAYREKRDIIYNGLKDRFNVTRPGGAFYIFPEAPGGDGDAFVKKAIENNLLIIPGSVFSGAKTHFRISFAATNDTLRKGIDILHRLAAG, encoded by the coding sequence ATGGGCATACTCGCCGATCGCATGAACCGCATTGACGCCAGCGGCATCCGCAAGGTCTTCGCCATGGCCGCCACCATGAAAGATCCGGTTAACCTCAGCATCGGCCAGCCGGACTACGACGTCGACGCCGCCGTCAAGGCCGAAGCGATCGCGGCCATCCAGGGCGGCTTCAACGGCTACACCCAGACCTGGGGCACGGAGGAGCTGCGGGACGCCATCGCGGGCTATTACGATGCGCGCTTCGGCGCGAAGCTGGAAAACGTCATGGTCACCAGCGGCGTCTCCGGCGGGCTCTACCTGGCGCTCATGGCCACCATCAATCCCGGGGACGAGGTCATCTTCGCCGACCCCTATTTCGTGATGTACACCCACCTGGTGAACCTCCTCGGCGGAACCCCCGTGCCGGTCTCCACCTATCCCGACTTCAAGCTCACCCCCGAGCGTGTGGAGGCCGCCATCACCCCGAAAACCAAAATGCTCATCGTCAATTCGCCCGCCAACCCCACCGGCGTCACTCTCAACGGCCAGGAACTCGCCGCCCTCGCCGCCGTGGCGCGCAAGCACAACCTCCTCGTGATCGCGGACGAGATCTACGAGGCCCTCCTCTACGATGAAAAGGCCGCGACCATGGTCGGGATGTACGAGAACGTCATCCTCCTCAACGGCCTCAGCAAGTCCGCCGGCATGACCGGCTGGCGCCTGGGCTGGGCGGCGGGCCCGGCGGAAATCATCCAGGCCATGAACACACTCCAGCAGTACACCTTCGTGTGTGCGCCCTCGGTCGCCCAGAAGGCCGCCGTCGTCGCGCTCGGGGCCGACATGGAGCCCAAAGTCGCCGCCTACCGCGAAAAGCGCGACATTATCTACAACGGCCTGAAAGACCGGTTCAATGTCACCCGGCCCGGCGGCGCCTTCTACATCTTCCCCGAGGCCCCCGGCGGGGACGGCGATGCCTTCGTGAAAAAAGCCATCGAGAACAACCTGCTCATCATTCCCGGCTCCGTCTTCAGCGGCGCGAAAACACACTTCCGGATTTCCTTCGCCGCCACCAACGACACCCTCCGAAAGGGAATCGACATCCTGCACCGGCTCGCAGCCGGTTGA
- a CDS encoding PEP-CTERM sorting domain-containing protein yields the protein MKKSGIVVSALAALAVSTLAGSAGATILTFDDLLNVGGNPIGNGQLIDQDYGDRVTGLIDATGSYGVGSEGFTPNVVVDYGVPNPAFWSTAYSDLTNVIYIPGVGQGPLEVLFTADAGYEVQLYGFDVGSWLSNSAVRTIRVYDQNNAVLFESLADVILASTHTSFDFNGPLTAESLRIEIDQTGLGGSSDNVGIDNIRFGQTSHAPIPEPATVTLMGLGALALGARARFRKV from the coding sequence ATGAAGAAATCGGGTATTGTTGTGTCGGCGCTGGCTGCGCTGGCTGTATCGACACTGGCGGGCAGCGCCGGCGCCACCATTCTGACGTTTGATGACCTGCTCAATGTGGGCGGAAATCCGATTGGCAATGGTCAGCTGATCGATCAGGATTACGGTGATCGGGTGACGGGGCTGATTGACGCGACGGGCAGTTATGGAGTCGGGAGTGAAGGCTTCACCCCCAATGTGGTCGTCGACTACGGCGTTCCGAATCCGGCGTTCTGGAGTACCGCCTACAGCGACCTGACGAATGTCATCTACATTCCGGGCGTCGGCCAGGGCCCGCTGGAGGTGCTTTTCACGGCGGATGCCGGGTACGAAGTGCAGCTGTATGGCTTCGATGTCGGTTCGTGGCTGAGCAACTCGGCGGTGCGCACGATTCGCGTGTACGATCAGAACAACGCGGTGCTCTTCGAAAGCCTGGCGGACGTCATCCTGGCCAGCACGCATACGTCGTTTGACTTCAATGGCCCGCTTACGGCGGAATCCCTCCGGATCGAGATTGACCAGACGGGTCTGGGCGGCAGTTCGGACAACGTCGGCATTGACAACATCCGCTTCGGCCAGACAAGCCACGCGCCGATTCCGGAACCGGCCACGGTCACGCTGATGGGCCTGGGCGCGCTTGCGCTGGGCGCCCGCGCGCGTTTCCGGAAGGTCTGA
- a CDS encoding beta-galactosidase: MTALRKALGARLAHAPATVEALLATSAAGLNRIARVGSLDAGVGGTSSVRTPCLSSDDFWARETEQIKAGALSAWAGGAATYSLGAGLALTTTDAQVCQSPACLARFRDTLKASYGGVDALNAAWGSDFRTWSDIAPLPLDQCQQTRQWAPWLDFRLEMNGVLADALRRARKTVLEIPGTGRTGFQTATGPVTPVMGYDWPQITTAVDYIAAPPDPYIVRRLQSYQPARPLTGVVLGYRDLRDRGEWARWMAWDATFRQTPAIWLEQPLSRGPQNLIGPDGTLMPELARLRDALDAIQDGPGDLLLRATPRWTGIALADSTASRYLDQADPEPGRTAEEAETWFEHALNQMGFAARIQPLEGTLENINTIILSRIRVLSDAEVEALKRFHDRGGLILSDGRAGRFDIHGTPRAANPLPFLHPLHPESPDDAFALWSNRPVWVSQAGEGAANREILAHLLARAGNEPSLPVQLPEKQDGAVSLFQFAYGAATIVACLPDRDAPTTVRRASLKLPDDTHAFSLLDAEASAVSRRIQWTIAPGVPNIYAILPYRVKKLAIETPALAPAGSRLHLSVALDTGDVRPGTHGLAIQLADPTGQELRHYRRFIETEDGRASAYIPLAHNELSGRYTLTVRDVLTRQTATAYIDVK; this comes from the coding sequence ATGACCGCCCTCCGGAAGGCCCTCGGCGCCCGCCTCGCGCATGCCCCCGCGACTGTCGAGGCCCTGTTGGCCACAAGCGCGGCCGGACTCAACCGGATCGCCCGCGTGGGCAGCCTCGACGCCGGCGTGGGAGGGACCAGCAGCGTCCGGACGCCGTGCTTGTCCAGCGATGACTTCTGGGCGCGTGAGACCGAACAGATCAAGGCCGGCGCGCTTTCCGCCTGGGCCGGCGGCGCCGCCACCTATTCCCTCGGCGCCGGCCTCGCCCTGACCACCACCGACGCCCAGGTCTGCCAGAGCCCCGCGTGTCTGGCGCGTTTTCGCGATACCCTCAAGGCAAGCTACGGCGGGGTGGATGCGCTCAATGCCGCCTGGGGAAGCGATTTCCGGACCTGGAGCGATATCGCGCCGCTCCCGCTGGACCAGTGCCAGCAAACGCGGCAGTGGGCGCCCTGGCTGGATTTTCGGCTGGAGATGAATGGCGTTCTGGCAGACGCCCTGCGCCGCGCGCGAAAGACTGTCCTCGAAATCCCGGGCACGGGCCGTACCGGTTTCCAGACCGCCACCGGACCCGTAACCCCCGTGATGGGCTACGACTGGCCGCAGATAACAACCGCCGTGGACTACATCGCCGCGCCCCCGGATCCCTACATCGTCCGCCGCCTGCAATCCTACCAGCCCGCCCGGCCCCTCACCGGCGTTGTGCTCGGCTACCGGGACCTGCGCGATCGCGGGGAATGGGCGCGCTGGATGGCCTGGGACGCCACGTTCCGACAGACCCCCGCGATCTGGCTGGAACAACCCCTCAGCCGGGGGCCGCAAAACCTGATCGGCCCGGACGGAACCCTGATGCCCGAACTGGCCAGGCTCCGCGACGCGCTCGACGCCATTCAGGACGGCCCCGGCGATCTGCTGCTCCGCGCAACGCCCCGCTGGACCGGCATCGCCCTGGCCGACAGCACCGCGTCGCGCTACCTCGACCAGGCCGACCCCGAACCCGGGCGCACGGCGGAGGAAGCGGAGACCTGGTTCGAACACGCGCTCAACCAGATGGGCTTCGCCGCCCGGATACAGCCGCTTGAAGGGACGCTGGAGAACATCAACACGATCATCCTGAGCCGAATTCGCGTGCTTTCGGATGCCGAGGTCGAGGCGCTCAAACGTTTTCACGACCGCGGCGGGCTCATCCTCTCGGACGGGCGCGCCGGGCGATTCGACATTCACGGGACGCCCCGCGCCGCGAACCCGCTGCCCTTTTTGCACCCGCTGCACCCCGAATCCCCGGACGACGCCTTCGCCCTCTGGAGCAACCGGCCCGTCTGGGTGAGCCAGGCGGGGGAGGGGGCCGCCAACCGCGAGATCCTGGCCCACCTGCTCGCGCGCGCGGGCAATGAACCAAGCCTGCCGGTTCAACTCCCCGAGAAGCAGGATGGCGCCGTGTCCCTCTTCCAGTTCGCGTACGGCGCCGCGACCATCGTGGCCTGCCTGCCGGATCGCGACGCGCCCACCACCGTCCGCCGGGCCAGCCTGAAGCTCCCCGACGATACCCACGCCTTCAGCCTGCTCGACGCCGAGGCGTCCGCCGTGTCACGCCGGATCCAGTGGACCATCGCGCCCGGCGTCCCCAATATCTACGCCATCCTGCCGTACCGCGTGAAGAAGCTCGCGATTGAGACGCCCGCGCTTGCCCCGGCGGGGTCCCGGCTGCACCTGTCGGTCGCACTCGACACCGGCGACGTTCGGCCCGGCACGCACGGGCTGGCCATCCAACTGGCCGATCCAACCGGCCAGGAATTGCGGCACTACCGCCGGTTTATCGAGACGGAGGACGGGCGCGCATCGGCCTATATTCCCCTCGCGCACAACGAACTGTCCGGGCGATACACCCTGACGGTCCGCGACGTGCTTACCCGCCAGACCGCAACGGCCTACATCGACGTGAAGTGA
- a CDS encoding response regulator, with the protein MSLRILIVEDDVTSQRLLAHFLGEYGRCEVAGDGETAVAMFRLAIEVEHRYDLVCLDIMMPGMDGHEALRAMRGLEEAHGIAREEGARIVITSALDDSKSVLEAFDARCDGYLVKPYEKARITDELRVLSLF; encoded by the coding sequence GTGAGCCTGCGGATCTTGATTGTTGAGGATGACGTGACCAGCCAGCGCCTTCTGGCGCATTTTCTGGGGGAGTATGGCCGCTGCGAGGTTGCCGGGGACGGGGAGACGGCCGTGGCGATGTTCCGGCTTGCGATTGAGGTGGAGCACCGCTACGACCTGGTGTGCCTGGATATTATGATGCCGGGGATGGACGGGCACGAGGCGCTCCGGGCCATGCGCGGCCTGGAGGAGGCGCACGGGATCGCGCGCGAGGAGGGGGCGCGTATCGTGATTACGAGCGCGCTGGACGACTCGAAGTCCGTGCTGGAGGCCTTTGACGCCCGGTGCGATGGGTATCTTGTGAAGCCGTATGAAAAAGCGCGAATAACGGACGAACTCCGGGTGCTCTCGCTGTTCTAG
- the ytxJ gene encoding bacillithiol system redox-active protein YtxJ has product MTKLDTLDALDACLAESEARPVFIFKHSTRCPVSSGALSEVRAWIDGASEPPAPVYINYVVESRPVSNVIADVLGVRHASPQILLVSGGSALWHTSHGAIRPAALTRALSEAGG; this is encoded by the coding sequence ATGACCAAGCTGGATACCCTGGACGCGCTGGACGCGTGCCTGGCGGAGAGCGAAGCGCGGCCGGTGTTCATTTTCAAGCACAGCACGCGCTGCCCGGTTTCTTCGGGCGCCCTGAGCGAGGTGCGCGCCTGGATCGATGGCGCAAGCGAGCCGCCCGCGCCCGTGTATATCAACTACGTGGTGGAGTCGCGCCCGGTGTCCAATGTGATTGCGGATGTGTTGGGGGTGCGGCACGCCTCGCCGCAGATATTGCTGGTGTCGGGCGGGTCGGCATTGTGGCACACGTCGCACGGGGCGATCCGTCCGGCGGCGCTTACGCGGGCGCTGTCGGAGGCGGGCGGGTAA
- the miaB gene encoding tRNA (N6-isopentenyl adenosine(37)-C2)-methylthiotransferase MiaB: MPDKAYIKTFGCQMNEHDSFQMRGVLEREGYEITEDHNDASLIVVNTCSVRHNPENKVYSLVGQLRDRKQQDPNLIIAVAGCVAQQEGEKILKRDKSVDMVFGPDNFFKLPEMIQQVKAGERVCNTKWQPRDRKIQNFIPEEWVENGHVEGVKAYIAITKGCNNMCTFCIVPFTRGREVSREKDNILREARALIRNGAKEIWLLGQNVNSYQAAADYRFYELLDELSRLEGLQRIRFTSPHPKDWNNALSDLMAERKSIANQLHLPFQAGSDRILHAMRRNHTLDEYLAKVKYLQQVNPGVELSTDLIVGFPGETDEDFEQTMHCLREVRFGQVFAFKYSPRPGTVAEALEDDVPREVKEARLARVLELQQRINNEQLAAYHGSVQEVLIDHAHTRKRGWLNGRTDNYRPITFPAPDHEIGDMVQVEVTGYKGHWLEGELVGATAATA, encoded by the coding sequence ATGCCGGACAAAGCCTACATCAAGACCTTCGGCTGCCAGATGAACGAGCACGACAGCTTCCAGATGCGCGGCGTGCTCGAACGCGAAGGCTACGAAATCACCGAAGATCACAACGACGCCTCCCTCATCGTCGTCAACACCTGCTCCGTGCGCCACAACCCCGAGAACAAGGTCTACAGCCTCGTCGGCCAGTTGCGCGATCGCAAACAGCAGGATCCCAACCTCATCATCGCCGTTGCCGGATGCGTCGCACAGCAGGAAGGCGAAAAGATCCTCAAGCGCGACAAATCCGTCGACATGGTCTTCGGTCCCGACAACTTCTTCAAGCTCCCGGAGATGATCCAGCAGGTCAAGGCCGGCGAGCGCGTCTGCAACACCAAATGGCAGCCCCGCGACCGCAAAATCCAGAACTTCATCCCCGAGGAATGGGTCGAAAACGGCCACGTCGAAGGCGTCAAGGCCTACATCGCGATTACGAAGGGCTGCAACAACATGTGCACCTTCTGCATCGTGCCCTTCACCCGCGGCCGCGAGGTCTCCCGCGAGAAGGACAACATCCTCCGCGAGGCCCGCGCACTCATCCGCAACGGCGCGAAGGAAATCTGGCTCCTCGGCCAGAACGTCAACTCCTACCAGGCCGCGGCGGACTACCGCTTCTATGAACTGCTCGATGAATTGTCGCGCCTCGAAGGCCTCCAGCGCATCCGCTTCACCTCGCCCCACCCCAAGGACTGGAACAACGCCCTCTCCGACCTCATGGCCGAGCGCAAGTCCATCGCGAACCAGTTGCACCTGCCCTTCCAGGCCGGCAGCGACCGTATCCTCCACGCGATGCGCCGCAACCACACGCTCGACGAGTACCTGGCAAAGGTGAAGTACCTCCAGCAGGTCAACCCCGGCGTCGAGCTCAGCACCGACCTCATCGTCGGCTTCCCCGGCGAGACCGACGAGGACTTCGAGCAAACCATGCACTGCCTGCGCGAAGTGCGCTTCGGCCAGGTCTTCGCCTTCAAATACTCCCCCCGCCCCGGCACCGTCGCCGAGGCGCTCGAAGACGATGTGCCCCGCGAAGTGAAGGAAGCGCGCCTCGCCCGTGTCCTCGAACTGCAGCAGCGGATCAACAACGAGCAGCTCGCCGCCTACCACGGGTCCGTGCAGGAGGTCCTCATCGACCACGCCCACACCCGCAAGCGCGGCTGGCTCAACGGTCGCACCGACAACTACCGCCCCATCACCTTCCCCGCGCCCGACCACGAAATCGGCGACATGGTCCAGGTCGAGGTCACGGGCTACAAAGGCCACTGGCTCGAAGGCGAATTGGTGGGAGCGACGGCGGCCACGGCCTGA